CACAACCTCCAGGGGCTTCGGGTCGTCACGCTTCTGGAGGAGCGGTACCCGGACTTCCCGGGGCTCAACCTCACCTGGGAGGTGCGCGAAGGCATCGTCAAGCACTCGTCGAGCTGGGACGCCCCGAGGACCGAAGGGCTCGAGGGGTACGAGCTGGGGGCCCAGCCCACCCTGGAGGCGCAGCTCATCGACCTGGCCGACGAGATCGCCTACAACAACCACGACATCGACGACGGCCTGGAGGCCGGCTTCATCTCCCTCGACGAGCTGATGGAGGTGCGCCTCTGGCGGGAGACCTGGGACCGGGTCCAGGCCAAGTATCCCGGGCTGGGCGGACGGCGGGCCGTGTACCAGGCCATCAGCCATCTGATCGGGTGGATGATGGGCGACCTGGCCGAGGCCACGAAACAGGCCCTGGAGGACGCGGGCGCGAAGACCCTGGACGATGTGCGCGGGGCCGGGCGGCGGCTGGCTGTGCGTTCGGCGCAGATGGAGGCCCGAAACCGCGAGCTCAAGGAGTTCCTCGCCGCGCGCCTCTACCGCCATCCCAAGGTGGAAGCGATGGGGTTCAAGGCCGAGCGCTTCCTGGGGGAGCTTTTTGGGGCCTACCTGGCCAACCCGGGACTCCTGGACCGGGAGTCCCGGGCACGCGCGGAGAAGGAGGGGCTCCACCGGGCGGTGTGCGACCGGATCGCGGCGATGACCGACCGGAGCTGCCTCGACGAGTACCGGCGCCTCTTCGACCCCGCCGTGAAGGTGTGAGGGTGCGGCCGACGCAGGCCCACCGGGGGCAGTACGGGGCCTTTCGCTTGCTGGAGGGAGCGGCCGCCCGACTCTCCTGGGAGGGGCGATGCCGAGCCGGCGCCTGGCTGGGGCGGGCGTGGCACGCGCTGGACGCCCGGCACCGGCGCGTGGCCCGGGAGAACGTGCGTCGCGCCTTTCCGCAGTGGACAGAGGGGGAGGTTGCCGCCCTGGTGCGGCGCAACTTCGAGCACCTGGGCACCACCGCCGTGGAGTCCCTGGGGCTGGCCCGCACCGGGAGGGCGGAGCTCCTGGCGCGCTGCCGTTTCGAGGGGC
The Thermodesulfobacteriota bacterium genome window above contains:
- a CDS encoding deoxyguanosinetriphosphate triphosphohydrolase is translated as MEEGTRGERTDLAPYAAKSTRTRGREHPEPAKDGRPAFERDRDRVIHSAAFRRLEYKTQVFVNHEGDYYRTRLTHSLEVAQIARGLARRLGLNEELAEALALAHDLGHTPFGHTGEDVLDRLMAEHGGFEHNLQGLRVVTLLEERYPDFPGLNLTWEVREGIVKHSSSWDAPRTEGLEGYELGAQPTLEAQLIDLADEIAYNNHDIDDGLEAGFISLDELMEVRLWRETWDRVQAKYPGLGGRRAVYQAISHLIGWMMGDLAEATKQALEDAGAKTLDDVRGAGRRLAVRSAQMEARNRELKEFLAARLYRHPKVEAMGFKAERFLGELFGAYLANPGLLDRESRARAEKEGLHRAVCDRIAAMTDRSCLDEYRRLFDPAVKV